The following proteins come from a genomic window of Streptomyces sp. GS7:
- a CDS encoding cytochrome c oxidase assembly protein: MDHSGHGMDGMNMDLPPFTLGRGLEFGGDPFFLVGCLLGLALYGWAVIRLRRRGDAWPMGRVVAWVLGVVSVALVMCTKLNDYGMAMFSVHMVQHMVISMLSPILLLLGAPVTLALRALPAAGRGRKGPRELLVALLHSRYMRVITHPAFTIPLFIASLYALYFSPLFDLLMESRAGHIGMMVHFLAVGLVFFWPIMGVDPGPHRPGYVMRMLELFAGMPFHAFFGIALMMASEPMVDTFLHPPASLGIEPLADQQAAGGIAWAFSEIPSVVVLIALVYQWYKSEERQSQRADRAAERNGDRDLADYNAYLASLNARGR; the protein is encoded by the coding sequence ATGGATCACAGCGGGCACGGCATGGACGGCATGAACATGGATCTGCCGCCGTTCACGCTGGGGCGGGGCCTGGAGTTCGGTGGTGATCCGTTCTTTCTCGTCGGCTGCCTGCTGGGGCTGGCGCTGTACGGCTGGGCCGTGATCCGGCTGCGGCGGCGCGGGGACGCGTGGCCGATGGGCCGGGTCGTCGCCTGGGTGCTGGGTGTGGTCAGCGTCGCGCTCGTGATGTGCACCAAGCTCAACGACTACGGCATGGCGATGTTCAGCGTGCACATGGTCCAGCACATGGTCATCAGCATGCTCTCCCCGATCCTGCTGCTCCTGGGGGCGCCGGTGACGCTGGCGCTGCGTGCGCTGCCGGCCGCGGGGCGGGGCCGCAAGGGGCCGCGCGAACTCCTGGTGGCGCTGCTGCACAGCCGCTACATGCGGGTCATCACACACCCCGCGTTCACCATCCCGCTGTTCATCGCGAGCCTCTACGCGCTGTACTTCTCCCCGCTGTTCGACCTCCTGATGGAGTCCCGGGCCGGGCACATCGGGATGATGGTGCACTTCCTCGCGGTGGGTCTGGTCTTCTTCTGGCCGATCATGGGCGTGGACCCGGGCCCGCACCGGCCTGGCTACGTGATGCGGATGCTGGAGCTGTTCGCGGGTATGCCGTTCCACGCGTTCTTCGGGATCGCGCTGATGATGGCGTCCGAGCCGATGGTCGACACGTTCCTGCACCCGCCGGCCTCGCTGGGCATCGAGCCGCTGGCCGACCAGCAGGCGGCGGGCGGGATCGCCTGGGCGTTCAGCGAGATCCCGTCCGTGGTGGTGCTGATCGCGCTGGTCTACCAGTGGTACAAGTCCGAGGAGCGCCAGTCGCAGCGCGCCGACCGGGCCGCCGAGCGCAACGGCGACCGGGATCTGGCGGACTACAACGCGTACCTCGCCTCGCTGAACGCGCGGGGGCGGTGA
- a CDS encoding SSI family serine proteinase inhibitor, giving the protein MPVSRRRRTFRAAVTVGVAAALCTALGGASGAAVDRAGEGLFLTVSGSDDTWIHGVRLTCPDTRGSHPHGAAACDALTSAHGDLDALRGEPHVCTREYDPVVVAASGTWRGEPVDWHKEYPNACTMDAATGPVFRF; this is encoded by the coding sequence ATGCCCGTCAGCCGCCGACGCCGTACCTTCCGTGCCGCCGTGACGGTGGGCGTGGCCGCGGCGCTGTGCACCGCCCTCGGCGGTGCGTCGGGCGCCGCCGTGGACCGGGCCGGCGAGGGCCTGTTCCTGACGGTGTCCGGCTCCGACGACACCTGGATCCACGGGGTCCGGCTCACCTGCCCGGACACCCGCGGCAGCCATCCGCACGGGGCCGCCGCCTGCGACGCGCTGACCTCGGCCCACGGCGATCTGGACGCCCTGCGCGGCGAACCGCACGTCTGCACAAGGGAGTACGACCCGGTCGTCGTCGCCGCGTCCGGCACCTGGCGCGGTGAGCCGGTGGACTGGCACAAGGAGTACCCCAACGCCTGCACGATGGACGCCGCGACCGGCCCGGTCTTCCGCTTCTGA
- a CDS encoding lysophospholipid acyltransferase family protein — protein sequence MFYQVLKYILLGPLLRLVFRPRIEGLEHVPEEGAAIIAGNHLSFADHFVMPAIVPRRVTFLAKAEYFTGPGLKGRLTAAFFRGVGQIPVDRSGGHASQAALASGLSVLRKGRLLGICPEGTRSHDGRLYKGRTGVASMAIRTGVPVIPCAMIGTFEAQPTGRRLPRARRITIRFGTPLEFSRYAGLSDERTALRAVTDEIMYAILKLSGQEYVDLYAGEAKAAAQARGHGRRGSGGS from the coding sequence GTGTTCTACCAGGTGCTGAAGTACATCCTGCTGGGGCCGTTGCTGCGGCTGGTGTTCCGGCCGCGGATCGAGGGGCTGGAGCATGTGCCCGAGGAGGGCGCGGCGATCATCGCGGGCAACCATCTGTCGTTCGCCGACCACTTCGTGATGCCGGCGATCGTGCCGCGCCGGGTGACGTTCCTGGCGAAGGCCGAGTACTTCACCGGGCCCGGCCTCAAGGGACGGCTGACCGCGGCGTTCTTCCGGGGCGTCGGGCAGATCCCGGTGGACCGGTCCGGGGGCCACGCCTCTCAGGCGGCGCTCGCCTCGGGGCTCTCCGTGCTGCGCAAGGGCCGGCTGCTGGGCATCTGCCCGGAGGGCACCCGCTCGCACGACGGACGGCTCTACAAGGGGCGCACCGGAGTCGCCTCGATGGCCATCCGGACCGGGGTCCCGGTGATCCCGTGCGCGATGATCGGCACGTTCGAGGCGCAGCCGACCGGGCGGCGGCTGCCGCGTGCGAGGCGGATCACCATCCGGTTCGGCACCCCGCTGGAGTTCTCGCGCTACGCGGGCCTGTCGGATGAGCGCACCGCGCTGCGGGCGGTCACCGACGAGATCATGTACGCGATCCTGAAGCTCTCCGGCCAGGAGTACGTGGACCTGTACGCGGGCGAGGCGAAGGCCGCGGCGCAGGCGCGCGGCCACGGGCGGCGGGGCTCCGGCGGGAGCTGA
- a CDS encoding TIGR02452 family protein translates to MSARLRGMAQETERIVATGAYRAPSGRLVEIAGAVRRARAGTRLYGPEAVAVPGPAPGLRTVFEVTGEGSLTAGRRLAAAGAEHGPVAVLNFASARNPGGGYLRGAQAQEEALCRGSALYGCVREAPEFYAAHRAATSPFYSDRVILSPGVPVFRDDRGRLLEVPYEAGFLTSAAPNAGVIARQRPDEAGRVPAALAVRAERVLEVAAAGGYRQLVLGAWGCGVFRNEPADVARAFAVPLLPGGRFAGWFGRVVFAVLDQRADSPTRDAFRAVFPV, encoded by the coding sequence ATGAGCGCCCGGCTGCGCGGGATGGCGCAGGAGACGGAGCGGATCGTCGCGACGGGTGCGTACCGCGCGCCGAGCGGGCGGCTGGTGGAGATCGCCGGGGCGGTGCGGCGGGCGCGCGCCGGGACCCGGCTGTACGGACCGGAGGCGGTGGCCGTGCCGGGCCCGGCTCCGGGGCTGCGGACGGTGTTCGAGGTGACGGGCGAAGGGAGTCTGACGGCCGGCCGGCGGCTGGCCGCGGCGGGCGCGGAGCACGGCCCGGTCGCGGTGCTGAACTTCGCCTCGGCGCGCAATCCCGGCGGCGGCTATCTCCGCGGCGCCCAGGCCCAGGAGGAGGCGCTGTGCCGGGGGTCGGCGCTGTACGGCTGTGTGCGCGAGGCCCCGGAGTTCTATGCGGCGCACCGGGCCGCGACCAGTCCTTTCTACAGCGACCGGGTGATCCTCTCCCCCGGTGTGCCGGTGTTCCGCGACGACCGCGGTCGGCTGCTCGAAGTGCCCTACGAGGCGGGGTTCCTGACGTCGGCGGCGCCGAACGCGGGGGTGATCGCCCGGCAGCGGCCGGACGAGGCGGGCCGGGTGCCGGCGGCGCTGGCGGTCCGCGCGGAGCGGGTGCTGGAGGTGGCGGCGGCCGGCGGGTACCGCCAACTGGTGCTGGGTGCCTGGGGATGCGGGGTGTTCCGCAATGAACCGGCCGATGTGGCACGGGCGTTCGCGGTGCCGCTGCTGCCCGGGGGCCGGTTCGCCGGCTGGTTCGGGCGGGTGGTCTTCGCCGTGCTGGACCAGCGGGCGGACTCCCCCACCAGGGATGCCTTCCGCGCGGTGTTTCCGGTGTGA
- a CDS encoding alpha/beta hydrolase produces MKRTAALGAAGTLVSGALIAGAIAATPAAAGEPRPGGSAEARGVQIAAARAAKEGVKWQDCPAAWGFKAPVQCGYVTVPVDYAKPNGRTIKLAVDRAVNTGGPQKRQGSLVYNPGGPGGSGMRFPNRIATKSPLWVKTAQAYDFVGFDPRGVGHSAPISCEDPQAFVKAPKADPVPGSEADKLAQRKLAKEYALGCAAHSHGLLPYMTTANTARDLDVIRAALGDKKLNYLGVSYGTYLGAVYATLFPDHVRRMLVDSVVDPAREKIWYQANLDQDIAFETRWGDWEKWVAKNDATYHLGNTPKKVQAAWAKLRATAKKNPIGGVVGPAELTAFFQNAPYYDSSWAEVAQAWSAYVAGDSKPLIDKAGPHLADKAANITAENGNAVYTAVECTDTKWPTSWQKWDRDNTRVNQRAPFMTWSNAWMNLPCASWPVKQQTPVNVTTGKGLPPVLIVQSTRDAATPYDGAVELHKRFAGSRMITERGAGSHGVTGLVNPCINKRVDAYFLEGKTDPKDVTCAPHATPVPGKQAAKSAG; encoded by the coding sequence ATGAAACGAACAGCAGCGCTCGGAGCCGCCGGCACCCTGGTGTCGGGCGCGCTCATAGCCGGAGCGATCGCCGCGACGCCCGCCGCCGCGGGCGAGCCGCGGCCCGGCGGATCGGCCGAGGCGCGTGGCGTCCAGATCGCCGCCGCCCGCGCCGCCAAGGAAGGCGTCAAGTGGCAGGACTGTCCTGCCGCCTGGGGGTTCAAGGCCCCCGTCCAGTGCGGCTATGTCACCGTCCCGGTCGACTACGCCAAGCCCAACGGCCGCACCATCAAGCTCGCCGTCGACCGGGCCGTCAACACCGGCGGCCCCCAGAAGCGGCAGGGCTCGCTGGTCTACAACCCGGGCGGCCCCGGCGGTTCGGGGATGAGGTTCCCCAACCGCATCGCCACCAAGAGCCCCCTGTGGGTCAAGACCGCCCAGGCGTACGACTTCGTGGGCTTCGACCCCCGGGGCGTGGGCCACTCCGCACCGATCTCCTGCGAGGACCCGCAGGCGTTCGTCAAGGCCCCCAAGGCCGACCCGGTGCCGGGCAGCGAGGCCGACAAGCTCGCCCAGCGCAAGCTGGCGAAGGAGTACGCCCTCGGCTGCGCCGCGCACAGCCACGGCCTGCTGCCGTACATGACGACGGCGAACACCGCCCGCGACCTGGACGTGATCCGCGCCGCGCTCGGTGACAAGAAGCTCAACTACCTCGGCGTCTCCTACGGCACCTACCTGGGCGCCGTCTACGCCACGCTCTTCCCCGACCACGTCCGCCGGATGCTGGTCGACAGCGTGGTCGACCCCGCGCGCGAGAAGATCTGGTACCAGGCCAACCTCGACCAGGACATCGCCTTCGAGACCCGCTGGGGCGACTGGGAGAAGTGGGTCGCCAAGAACGACGCGACCTACCACCTCGGGAACACCCCCAAGAAGGTCCAGGCCGCCTGGGCGAAGCTGCGCGCCACCGCGAAGAAGAACCCCATCGGCGGCGTCGTCGGCCCCGCCGAGCTCACCGCCTTCTTCCAGAACGCGCCGTACTACGACTCCTCGTGGGCCGAGGTCGCCCAGGCATGGAGCGCGTACGTCGCCGGCGACAGCAAGCCGCTGATCGACAAGGCCGGACCGCACCTCGCCGACAAGGCCGCCAACATCACGGCGGAGAACGGCAACGCTGTCTACACCGCGGTCGAGTGCACCGACACCAAGTGGCCCACCAGCTGGCAGAAGTGGGACCGCGACAACACCCGCGTCAACCAGCGGGCACCGTTCATGACCTGGTCCAACGCCTGGATGAACCTGCCCTGCGCCAGCTGGCCGGTCAAGCAGCAGACCCCGGTCAACGTGACGACCGGCAAGGGCCTGCCGCCCGTGCTGATCGTGCAGAGCACCCGTGACGCGGCGACGCCGTACGACGGCGCCGTGGAGCTGCACAAGCGGTTCGCGGGCTCCCGGATGATCACCGAGCGGGGCGCCGGTTCGCACGGTGTCACGGGCCTGGTCAACCCCTGCATCAACAAGCGGGTCGACGCGTACTTCCTGGAGGGCAAGACGGACCCCAAGGACGTCACCTGCGCTCCGCACGCCACGCCCGTCCCGGGCAAGCAGGCGGCCAAGTCCGCCGGCTGA
- a CDS encoding ABC transporter ATP-binding protein: protein MTVPPPMVSAQDIGKFFLVDGRAVQALDGVSLTVREGEFVCVVGPSGCGKSTLLRILGGLTEPSTGTVTRRPGRPPVPPAAFVFQDFAVLPWLTVRSNAAFGLRMAGVRRREAERAADAWLLRMDLADFADGYPEQLSGGMRQRLALARAFATGSPVLLMDEPLGSLDPQTRRLMQEQLLELWQEERKTVVLVTHSLDEALLLGDRVLVMSARPGRVTDEFAVPFARPRDPGIQDGPEFGRLRARIWDVLRDELSVSAR, encoded by the coding sequence ATGACCGTGCCGCCCCCCATGGTGTCCGCGCAGGACATCGGCAAGTTCTTCCTCGTCGACGGCCGCGCCGTCCAGGCCCTGGACGGTGTCTCGCTGACCGTCCGGGAAGGCGAATTCGTCTGCGTCGTCGGCCCGTCGGGCTGCGGGAAGTCCACCCTGCTGCGGATACTCGGCGGGCTCACGGAGCCGTCGACGGGCACCGTCACACGGCGGCCGGGGCGGCCGCCCGTGCCCCCGGCGGCGTTCGTCTTCCAGGATTTCGCCGTCCTCCCCTGGCTCACCGTACGCAGCAACGCCGCCTTCGGCCTGCGGATGGCGGGTGTCCGGCGGCGGGAGGCCGAACGGGCCGCGGATGCCTGGCTGCTGCGGATGGACCTGGCCGACTTCGCCGACGGGTATCCGGAGCAGCTCTCCGGCGGCATGCGGCAACGGCTGGCGCTGGCCCGGGCGTTCGCCACCGGCAGCCCGGTGCTGTTGATGGACGAGCCGCTCGGCTCGCTCGATCCGCAGACCCGGCGGCTGATGCAGGAGCAGCTGCTGGAGCTGTGGCAGGAGGAGCGCAAGACAGTGGTGCTGGTGACGCACTCCCTCGACGAGGCGCTGCTGCTGGGCGACCGGGTGCTGGTGATGTCGGCACGTCCGGGACGGGTGACCGACGAGTTCGCGGTGCCGTTCGCCCGGCCCCGCGATCCCGGCATCCAGGACGGTCCGGAGTTCGGCCGGCTGCGGGCCCGGATCTGGGACGTGCTGCGCGACGAGCTGTCGGTGAGCGCCCGGTGA
- a CDS encoding ABC transporter permease gives MTAPPRLRAVVPADDAVRAVVVRARRTTWRHAALGVSVPAVLLLGWQAAGMAGLLDALLFPPPSRIAVRCVELTASGDLGADTLATLGRLVPGYVIGAVAGALTGFVMGVSRTAGAALGPLFSALYSVPKIAVLPLLLLLFGLNDTPKILSVAITVFFVLQINTASAVRQIDPRLLESARSYGASGLRLLRFVLLPGALPGVLTGLRTASGLGVVVVVAVEFVASESGLGHLIWNAWTLFQPDRMYVGLVAVAMLGTLFSAAVTLVGRRAMPWRPE, from the coding sequence GTGACCGCCCCGCCGCGGCTGCGGGCCGTCGTACCCGCCGACGACGCCGTGCGCGCCGTGGTCGTACGGGCCCGGCGGACGACCTGGCGGCACGCCGCGCTGGGCGTCTCCGTACCGGCCGTGCTGCTGCTGGGCTGGCAGGCCGCGGGGATGGCGGGCCTGCTCGACGCGCTGCTGTTCCCGCCGCCGTCGCGGATCGCGGTCCGGTGCGTCGAGCTGACCGCGTCGGGGGACCTGGGCGCCGACACCCTCGCCACACTCGGGCGGCTGGTCCCCGGGTACGTGATCGGGGCGGTGGCCGGTGCGCTGACCGGGTTCGTGATGGGCGTCTCCCGCACCGCGGGCGCCGCCCTGGGCCCGCTCTTCTCCGCGCTGTACTCCGTGCCGAAGATCGCGGTACTGCCGCTGCTGCTGCTCCTCTTCGGACTCAACGACACCCCCAAGATCCTCTCCGTCGCGATCACCGTCTTCTTCGTCCTCCAGATCAACACCGCTTCCGCCGTCCGCCAGATCGATCCCCGGCTGCTGGAGTCGGCGCGCTCGTACGGCGCTTCGGGGCTGCGGCTGCTGCGGTTCGTGCTGCTGCCGGGCGCGCTGCCCGGGGTGCTGACCGGGCTGCGGACGGCATCGGGGCTCGGTGTGGTGGTCGTCGTGGCGGTCGAGTTCGTGGCGTCCGAGAGCGGTCTGGGCCATCTGATCTGGAACGCCTGGACGCTTTTCCAGCCGGACCGGATGTATGTCGGCCTGGTCGCGGTCGCGATGCTGGGCACGCTGTTCTCCGCCGCGGTGACGCTGGTCGGGCGCCGGGCGATGCCCTGGCGCCCCGAGTAG
- a CDS encoding ABC transporter substrate-binding protein, producing the protein MPRTLSPVRSALPVLLAVLALLAAGCGSGGADGDAAGGSTVRVAHVPSTLFAPLYIAEAKGYFKEQGLRVRLETVKNGQDAVPLAASGKVDAVVAGFSAGLFNGVAKGLKVRVAASMGAATGAGPSPSALEVSQRLLDSGEVKTAADLRGRRIAVSGGVGAAGGYQLASALQESGLTLKDVTVVDVAFTDMRTALSTGSVAAALPPAPLTTAMEEAGVSTPLAVPPRGTVATGVLFGTRFAATPAAAKFLTALRKGAADLQGTGRTAEVNLRILARATGQRLGVLRHTPSYEWDPQLLPDTRQLMRQQAAYQEAGLLDGRALTARDLVG; encoded by the coding sequence ATGCCCCGTACCCTCTCGCCCGTCCGGTCGGCCCTGCCGGTGCTGCTCGCCGTCCTCGCCCTGCTCGCCGCCGGCTGCGGGAGCGGCGGTGCGGACGGGGACGCGGCCGGCGGGTCCACGGTGCGGGTCGCCCACGTCCCCTCCACCCTCTTCGCCCCGCTCTACATCGCCGAGGCCAAGGGCTACTTCAAGGAGCAGGGCCTCCGGGTCCGGTTGGAGACGGTCAAGAACGGCCAGGACGCGGTGCCGCTGGCCGCCTCCGGGAAGGTGGACGCGGTGGTGGCCGGGTTCTCCGCGGGGCTGTTCAACGGGGTGGCCAAGGGCCTGAAGGTGCGGGTCGCCGCGTCGATGGGCGCCGCCACCGGAGCCGGGCCGTCCCCGTCCGCGCTGGAGGTGTCCCAGCGGCTGCTGGACTCGGGGGAGGTCAAGACCGCCGCCGATCTGCGCGGACGGCGGATCGCGGTGTCCGGCGGGGTGGGTGCGGCGGGTGGTTACCAACTCGCCTCCGCGCTCCAGGAGTCGGGGCTGACCCTCAAGGACGTCACGGTGGTCGATGTCGCCTTCACCGACATGCGCACCGCCCTGTCCACCGGGAGCGTGGCCGCGGCGCTGCCGCCCGCACCGCTCACCACGGCCATGGAGGAGGCCGGGGTGTCGACGCCGCTGGCCGTGCCTCCCAGGGGCACGGTCGCGACCGGGGTGCTCTTCGGGACCCGGTTCGCGGCGACACCGGCCGCCGCGAAGTTCCTGACGGCGCTGCGCAAGGGGGCCGCGGACCTCCAGGGGACAGGGCGGACGGCGGAGGTCAATCTGCGCATCCTGGCCCGGGCGACCGGGCAGCGGCTGGGCGTGCTGCGCCACACCCCGTCGTACGAGTGGGACCCGCAACTGCTCCCGGACACACGGCAGCTGATGAGGCAGCAGGCGGCGTACCAGGAGGCCGGGCTGCTCGACGGCAGAGCGCTCACGGCACGGGATCTGGTGGGCTGA
- a CDS encoding roadblock/LC7 domain-containing protein: MTIESEAIAPGIREELLALRDQVRHLHGGMVASADGMVIAHDLPDIEPDGLAALTAAAIGVAKRLADATGQGAFEESLTRGSGGYIAAYSAGHRAVLTAVAGPDTNIGRLHLQARRTAARIATLLDAPPGR; this comes from the coding sequence ATGACGATCGAATCCGAGGCGATCGCACCCGGAATCCGGGAGGAACTGCTCGCACTGCGCGACCAAGTGCGGCACCTGCACGGCGGAATGGTGGCCAGTGCGGACGGCATGGTCATCGCGCATGATCTGCCGGATATCGAACCGGACGGCCTCGCCGCGCTCACCGCCGCGGCGATCGGGGTCGCCAAAAGACTGGCCGACGCCACCGGGCAGGGCGCGTTCGAGGAATCCCTCACACGTGGCTCGGGCGGCTATATCGCGGCCTATTCCGCCGGGCACCGCGCGGTCCTCACGGCCGTGGCGGGACCGGACACCAATATCGGGCGGCTCCATTTACAGGCCCGGCGGACCGCGGCGCGCATCGCGACCCTGCTGGACGCACCGCCGGGCCGCTGA
- a CDS encoding urease accessory protein UreD codes for MTTVLPTPAAVRATALPAAGLRATARIVARADAHGATRLPVLDGGGPFALRRIQPHAGQARVCVVGAMSAPLGGDRLGIEATAEAGASLRVTAAAATVALPGRTAEQATYDVRLTVGEGAVLEWLPEPLISAEGSDLRMTTTVELAPTARLVLREEQVLGRSGERTGALRSRLTVRRAGRTLLDQETAYGPGAPGWDTSAVLGGNRAVGQLLVVTPEYEQQPAEVRLLGGVAGDGAGQGVLAPLAGPAALVTAVAPDGLRLRRLLDEVLAG; via the coding sequence ATGACCACAGTCCTTCCCACCCCCGCGGCGGTGCGGGCCACCGCCCTCCCGGCGGCCGGCCTGCGCGCCACCGCCCGCATCGTCGCGCGGGCGGACGCCCATGGCGCGACCCGGCTGCCGGTCCTCGACGGCGGCGGCCCGTTTGCGCTGCGCCGTATCCAGCCGCACGCCGGCCAGGCGCGGGTCTGCGTGGTGGGCGCCATGAGCGCCCCGCTCGGCGGTGACCGGCTGGGCATCGAGGCCACCGCCGAGGCGGGCGCCTCGCTGCGCGTCACGGCCGCCGCGGCGACCGTCGCGCTGCCCGGCCGCACCGCCGAACAGGCCACCTACGACGTGCGGTTGACGGTCGGCGAGGGGGCTGTCCTGGAGTGGCTGCCGGAGCCGCTGATCTCCGCCGAGGGCAGCGATCTGCGGATGACCACCACCGTCGAACTCGCCCCCACCGCCCGGCTCGTGCTCCGCGAGGAGCAGGTCCTGGGGCGCAGCGGCGAGCGGACCGGCGCCCTGCGCAGCCGCCTGACGGTCCGCCGGGCCGGCCGCACGCTGCTCGACCAGGAGACCGCCTACGGCCCCGGCGCCCCCGGCTGGGACACCTCGGCCGTCCTGGGCGGCAACCGCGCCGTCGGGCAACTCCTCGTCGTCACACCGGAGTACGAGCAGCAGCCGGCCGAGGTGCGGCTGCTGGGCGGGGTGGCCGGCGACGGCGCGGGCCAGGGCGTCCTGGCACCGCTCGCCGGACCCGCCGCCCTGGTCACCGCGGTCGCCCCGGACGGGCTGCGGCTGCGGCGGCTGCTGGACGAGGTCCTGGCCGGCTGA
- the ureG gene encoding urease accessory protein UreG codes for MHLDHQDGFPERHTYSAADPVRTDGTRRALRIGLGGPVGTGKTATVAALCRALRDELSIAVVTNDIYTREDAEFLLREAVLPAERIAAVETGACPHTAIRDDISANLEAVEDLEESVGPLDLVLVESGGDNLTATFSKGLVDAQIFIIDVAGGDDIPRKGGPGVTTADLLVINKTDLAPYVGVDLDGMARDAKAQRGDLPVAFTALKLPNGVRPVAEWVRARLADWTAAQA; via the coding sequence ATGCACCTCGACCACCAGGACGGCTTCCCCGAGCGGCACACCTACAGCGCCGCCGATCCGGTCCGCACGGACGGAACCCGGCGCGCCTTGCGGATCGGGCTGGGCGGCCCGGTCGGCACCGGCAAGACCGCCACCGTCGCCGCCCTGTGCCGCGCACTGCGCGACGAGCTGTCCATCGCGGTCGTCACCAACGACATCTACACCCGTGAGGACGCCGAGTTCCTGTTGCGTGAGGCGGTGCTGCCCGCCGAGCGGATCGCCGCGGTGGAGACCGGCGCCTGCCCGCACACCGCCATCCGCGACGACATCTCCGCCAACCTGGAGGCGGTGGAGGACCTGGAGGAGAGCGTCGGCCCGCTCGATCTTGTTCTGGTCGAATCCGGCGGTGACAACTTGACCGCGACCTTCTCCAAGGGGCTGGTCGACGCCCAGATCTTTATCATCGACGTGGCCGGCGGCGACGACATCCCGCGCAAGGGCGGTCCCGGCGTCACCACCGCCGACCTGCTCGTCATCAACAAGACCGACCTCGCCCCCTACGTCGGCGTCGACCTCGACGGCATGGCCCGCGACGCCAAGGCCCAACGCGGCGACCTCCCCGTCGCCTTCACCGCCCTCAAGCTGCCGAACGGTGTCCGTCCCGTGGCGGAGTGGGTCCGTGCGCGGCTGGCCGACTGGACCGCGGCACAGGCATGA
- a CDS encoding urease accessory protein UreF, protein MSRAALLVLADGRFPAGGHAHSGGAEPAVTAGRIKDAASLETFCRGRLHTAGLVAAGLAAAAAGGCDPLLLDDAADARTPVPALRQVARRLGRQMMRAARATWPGPELDALAAARPRGAHQPVVLGLAARSAGLTPLDAAYAVAYENISGPATAAVRLLSLDPFDATAVLARLAPDLERVAEQGAEAAARVAAEGLDALPAASAPLLDITAEAHAAWPVRLFAS, encoded by the coding sequence ATGAGTCGCGCCGCGCTGCTCGTCCTCGCCGACGGCCGGTTCCCCGCCGGAGGGCACGCCCATTCGGGCGGCGCCGAACCGGCCGTCACCGCGGGACGTATCAAGGACGCCGCCTCCCTGGAGACCTTCTGCCGGGGCCGGCTGCACACCGCGGGCCTGGTCGCCGCGGGACTCGCCGCGGCAGCCGCCGGCGGCTGCGACCCGCTCCTCCTGGACGACGCCGCCGACGCCCGTACGCCCGTACCGGCGCTGCGGCAGGTCGCCCGGCGGCTCGGCCGCCAGATGATGCGGGCCGCCCGCGCCACCTGGCCCGGACCCGAACTCGACGCGCTGGCCGCGGCCCGCCCGCGCGGCGCCCACCAGCCGGTCGTCCTCGGCCTGGCCGCCCGGTCCGCCGGCCTGACGCCGCTGGACGCCGCGTACGCCGTGGCCTACGAGAACATCAGCGGCCCGGCCACCGCCGCGGTCCGGCTGCTGAGCCTGGACCCCTTCGACGCCACCGCCGTCCTCGCCCGCCTCGCCCCCGACCTCGAACGGGTCGCGGAACAGGGAGCCGAGGCCGCGGCCCGCGTCGCCGCCGAAGGACTCGACGCCCTGCCCGCCGCCTCCGCGCCGCTGCTCGACATCACCGCGGAGGCACACGCCGCCTGGCCGGTGCGCCTCTTCGCGTCCTGA